One genomic region from Streptomyces sp. Li-HN-5-11 encodes:
- a CDS encoding FAD-dependent monooxygenase — translation MYDAIVVGARCAGASAALLLARGGYRVLLLDKSAYGSDTLSTHLVHQPGVAALARWGVLEQVRASGCPPLERTVYEVADIHIEGCARGVAGQRAGYAPRRRVLDALLVDAAVAAGAEFRERCRVTGLLRDEAGRVVGVEGRHEEKIFTERAHLVIGADGMRSTVADLVEAPFTVRDPLLTCAYYTYWPDVPAALELYERPGGWVATVPTNDEATLVLAYFPQSRFEEVRTDAHRAYDEQIRATAPALHERLRDAEPVERLRGTGDQQNFFRQATGPGWVLVGDSGHHKDSITARGISDAFQQVESLVDEVGDLLGGDPAELDAALARFAENRDKTLTPGYEATLGVARLAPAHEQRLSLLRAVQSDPELVAIYLDVVAGIVSTDALYTPKLLALL, via the coding sequence ATGTACGACGCCATCGTGGTGGGGGCGCGCTGCGCCGGCGCGTCCGCCGCCCTGTTGCTGGCCCGCGGGGGGTACCGGGTCCTCCTGCTCGACAAGTCGGCGTACGGCTCCGACACCCTCTCCACGCACCTCGTCCACCAGCCCGGGGTGGCGGCACTGGCCCGCTGGGGGGTGCTGGAGCAGGTGCGCGCCTCGGGCTGCCCGCCGCTGGAGCGCACGGTCTACGAGGTCGCCGACATCCACATCGAGGGATGCGCCCGGGGAGTGGCCGGGCAGCGGGCGGGGTACGCCCCGCGGCGCCGCGTCCTGGACGCGCTGCTGGTGGACGCGGCCGTCGCGGCCGGTGCCGAGTTCCGCGAGCGCTGCCGGGTGACCGGTCTGCTGCGGGACGAGGCGGGACGGGTCGTCGGTGTCGAGGGCAGGCACGAAGAAAAGATCTTCACCGAACGCGCACACCTGGTGATCGGTGCGGACGGCATGCGATCCACCGTCGCCGATCTGGTAGAAGCGCCGTTCACCGTGCGGGACCCGCTGCTGACCTGCGCGTACTACACGTACTGGCCGGATGTGCCCGCCGCCCTGGAGCTGTACGAGCGGCCCGGCGGCTGGGTGGCCACCGTGCCCACCAACGACGAGGCCACCCTCGTTCTGGCCTACTTCCCGCAGTCCCGCTTCGAAGAGGTCCGCACCGACGCGCACCGCGCCTACGACGAGCAGATACGCGCCACCGCGCCCGCCCTGCACGAGCGGCTGCGGGACGCCGAGCCCGTGGAACGCCTGCGCGGCACGGGCGACCAGCAGAACTTCTTCCGGCAGGCGACCGGACCCGGCTGGGTACTCGTGGGGGACTCCGGACACCACAAGGACTCCATCACGGCGCGCGGAATCAGCGACGCCTTCCAGCAGGTGGAGAGCCTGGTGGACGAGGTCGGCGACCTGCTCGGCGGCGATCCCGCCGAGCTCGACGCGGCCCTGGCCCGGTTCGCCGAGAACCGGGACAAGACGCTCACCCCGGGCTACGAGGCCACGCTGGGTGTCGCCCGGCTGGCTCCTGCCCACGAGCAGCGGCTCTCCCTGCTGCGGGCCGTGC